In Nicotiana tabacum cultivar K326 chromosome 17, ASM71507v2, whole genome shotgun sequence, one DNA window encodes the following:
- the LOC142172031 gene encoding uncharacterized protein LOC142172031: protein MARCMEASVLGSGTEEIDYILLRRCDRGLCKNCKVIFGEILTMQHRLLVIDVGIMLKRRKRFDRRRPRIRWDALTKDKAQELEGRLSALGASRKSGDTRIMWSTTANCLREDAREVLGTSTGVSGRHKGDWW from the exons atggcgaggtgcatggaggCTTCAGTTTTGGGGAGCGGAACGGAGGAG ATTGACTATATCCTCCttaggaggtgtgacagagggcTGTGTAAGAATTGTAAGGTTATTTTTGGTGAGATACTCACGATgcagcataggctcttggtgatagatgttggtattatgttaaagagaAGGAAAAGGTTTGACCGCAGACGACCGAGAATCAGGTGGGATGCCTTGACTAAGGACAAAGCCCAGGAGTTGGAGGGACGGTTATCGGCTTTGGGAGCCTCGAGGAAGAGTGGTGACACAAGAATTATGTGGTCAACGACAGCAAACTGTTTAAGGGAGGATGCAAGAGAAGTGTTAGGGACCTCGACGGGCGTCTCTGGcaggcacaaaggagactggtggtga